CAAGAACTTCTCCTTCCGTataaaaaaagcaaaaataaaatggaaatacAAAAGTGTGTAAGGCACAAAACAGAAACCATTACTTCCATCTGACTGTTACCTTTTCCTTTGAACACTTGGCACAGCAAAAAAAAGATAACAAATAGTGCAATGGCAGCAGCTATTGGTACAACTATTGCAGCGAGAAGTGTCCCGCTGATTTTCTTTCGACTTGATCTGCAGGCAGTACCATTGCCACAAAGATTTGCATTATCACCGACCCTGGCAATTCAAAATGTAAAAGATTAATCACAATATAATGTGATTCCATGGTGTTCCGAATAAAGAGAGATGTCTGACTAAGAATGCTGGAAGGAACCAGTACTTCTCTATAAATATACTGATCAATCAGACCTAATAGTTAACTAGCCAAATGAGTCAAATGTAATACTGACACTATTTTTAAAGGTGCTTTCATAATGTATGCttttaaagaaaatgaaattaACCATTAAATGCACTGGGACAAAGGAAACTGACATATAAGATTCTTCCATGCCCTTCTAGAGAAATCCAACCATAAGCATATTATTTTGTTCACTGGAGTTACCGGTCCTTGTTGTACTATCAATTACAGTTAATAACTGATGATGACATAACTTATCTTTCCAATTAACCAGAAGTACTATACTTTACTGAATGAACAGAAAGAAATTGAACAGAAATAGGTCCAAAATAGCAAAGCATAGTTTTCAGTTAGTATGATATTAAATCATCATTTATGCAAATATTACTGACATCATACGAAAACGTTGAGCATTACTTATTTACATGTTAGTGTGTATATTTTCTTCAAAAAATATCTTCAAATTTAGTTAACTGTCAAAAACTAAACATACCTTAGTAATAAGGACCCATTTTGGGACCTTTGTAAAAGGCTGTCAGGAATTGGTCCACTCAGATCATTGCTGGACAAATCCCTATGAAGGAAAAGACATTGTATATGTACCATTGCCAAAATGTTGTGTCGATATTCAAGGACGAACAGATAAGTCATAAGACTTACAGAAACATTAGTGATGAAAGCTGCCCAAGAAAATTCGGAATAGGACCAGACAAGTTGTTGTGCGACAAATCCCTGGAAGGTATAACAGATCTTGTGAACTACAGCTAGTAAGTAAATGGGGAAATACAatgtttttggaagttttattttcAGCTTCACTGCATGACTGAATACAAGAGGCAAAAGTATGGAGCTAATCACTGCATGTAAATGAGAATTACGTTTCTCTTTCAAACTATATCATTAGTGTTCTGGCAGTATATTTTCCCTGAATGGTGAAGACAAATGGGGAAGCACAAATCATGTATCCTTTATTTTTCCTAAAAACATGGAGACACGGGAAATCCAAGATATGTGCCGCCTTGATTctcagaagaaaagaaaaatgtaccaccttgattctcaaaagaaaagaaaatgtgcAGCAATCTACCATGAAGTTCAAAACAGTTCCTCCATACTACTATTAAATTGTTTCAGATATTGTTGAGTAATTCTCTCCATGTGTAAACATGCTAATCATCTTTAGAATATTAGTGCCAGAATTTCATAGGAATTTCGCAAATGTGGTTGTGAATTATGCTGGTGAAAATAAACTTGAACTTCCTTAGAGAAATACCGACATTCATGTTTTAATAACAAGTACACCAATTCCTAAATATGCTAAAAAAACGGGTGGGGAAAAGATCCACGCGGGTTTATTTTGAGTAGTATAAAAAGAACACTTGCATGTTAAAAGCCAGAGTAAGAAATCGTGATGAGAAGTGAGAACCTACAGATACTGGAGTTCTTTGAGATCTCTAAAATTAGTAGAGAAGGCACCAACTAATCCAAAGGAAGACAAGTTTCTGCCAAAAAGGTAATCCAGAACAGTTAGCTTCGCTTGTTGATTTGTCGTAAATGCTTCTTCAAAATGTCAACATATTCAGCATATAAGAATAGTTCTTTATTTCATTCGAACATAGTTATGAAACTTACAGTGCCGTTATTTTAGAGGCACCTACTGGTGGATATGAGCAGTTTAATCCTCTCCATATGAAAGCCTTCGGAGTACATGGATCACCCATCCAGTTTTTTATCACACCAAAATCATCTTGGATTGCCATCATCGCTCTAGCTGCTttgcaagaacaaggaagatggttaaacctgttaggaaagcaacttgtctatattgaaggcccaaggggcatatatatatattacacatgacttgaggtgcaaggaaagtaaagatagactaataaggactcctagactaatactaacagactaataaggactcctagactaatactaatacttcctaacaccccccctcaaatgcaaagcgtatgcaatagcattgcatttgaagaagtgtaatactaaaacacaatgataatccaaatccgcgtcttgagagtgtcgtcgtagcatgaagagtcttcaaaacttgtcgagtcgccgaaggagagaacgaagagatggcacatcagaggtagacaccgcatcacttgaagatacaagataagtatcaagagaagatgggttgtcaaaagaagattgcacatcaagagaataaagcattgtgcagaaaatcatagtccacgacaaccgtcggcgaaagaagctcggcggataaggcacgatggacgtagatcgacaatgcaaaagaagtctagaaaatcctatagaaaacaacaagggcaaataggccacaaaagttgcatagaaaggatcaggaccaaaGAAAAGGCTGACGGACAAAGGTAttgtggactcgcatggcatgagaaaacacaaaatatcaacggatttggtggacgcagcgggaaaaaaaactgaaaagcaTATATGAAACTAGATGCGGTAGCAGCGGAAGAGAACCATGACGGAAAACAGTAGACTAGCAGCAGCAGGCCAAGTGCCCACGTACAGATGGAATCACACGCACACAGAATCAGGCAACAGCACCAGCTAGCTGCAGTACGTAGAGCAGCCGAACGAGGAGAGCAACACGTGAGCAGCCACAGTAGGCTGGAGGTGCAGGAGCTGTCTGGGCCAGCAGCAGGGAGGTTGAGCAGCGTGGAGGTGGATGGCAGGCAcggccatgttaggaaagcaacaacACCCGTACTAGATGCTTGTCCGTTGCCTATAATCCCGTTGGAGACGAGACACCGCGATCTGCTGCAAGATCCGGCTGGAAGCGGTGGAATACTGCGGCCGGCGACGGAATCCGATTGAAGATCACGAGAGACGGCGGCCGGCGACGGGATCCGGCTGGAGGACAGCAGATCGAGCCCAACGGCCAGATCGCGAGCACAGCTGACGGGACGCCTGCGAATCTGAACAAAGCAGCCAGGGAGTCAACGGAGCAGAAGCACGGCTGATGGGAAGGAGCCTGCTGCGATCTGGATTCAATCGGGGAGATGTATTCAGCAGGGCGAGACGGGATCCAGCGACGGGAACGGGACAAAATTTTTGGATCGTGAGGACGAGTTGCGGCGTCCGGAGACCTaaacctaggctctaataccatgttaggaaagcaacttgtctatattgaaggcccaaggggcatatatatattacacatgacttgaggtgcaaggaaagtaaagatagactaataaggactcctagactaatactaatagactaataaggactcctagactaatactaatacttcctaacaaaaCCAATCAAATGAACAGACAAGCAAGCAAGCCTTAAGATACTCATACACCTCAAATGTGATAAACAAAAAGTCTAATACATCTCTCTCTATTGCTAAGATAAAAGGCTACTTCTCAACTCTGAACTTGCATGACTGCCATGAATAAACAGATACTACAACAGCAAACAATATAAACCAAGATCCACCATTTGGattaaaaaaatcacaaaatgcgaaaaatagaagaaaaatagACAGGCGGTTTCAATAGTTTCAGGTTGGCAATGGAACGGTTTTAGAGATCAGGATTGAAAAATAAACTTTTGCCAAAGTTAAGAGTTGAGAAGTACAATTTTTCTATTGCAAATTAGACAAGATCCTTAACATAGTAACTGTGGGTGGTTATGCCCTCTGTAGTCCGTACTAATTATCGCATCAGtaaattcataccatctccaggaTCAGTTGCAACCGCAGTTATCGGTTTCACCAAGTATATCTCCATGCCATTGAGGATAGGTGGAAGTGTTGCATTTTTTGTAGCAACAAGTGAGACACTATAATTTTCCATCCCATGCAAAATGCCGGAAAAATAATCGGTGACTTGGAATGTTGGGGTGTAAGGTTGCTTGTTCCATGTCTTGTTAtttataatgatatcaaactgccGCACTGCATTGCTCCGTACATTCTGTAGCTCAGCAAAGTAGAAAATAAAAAAGTATTTGGAGCTTATGTTCACCGATGGATCAGATGGATTCCATGAGAAATCAATTCTTGAACTATTAACAGTAGCTGCATTTTGCATAACAGATGATGGCACATCATAGACATCCCTGAGGTTATTTTGAATTACagatgttgaagatatctcagtagAGTTCGGAATTGCACTATATGTCGTCCAGATGCGGTCATGGGAATCCGAGGGGTACCTGTTTAGATCAATGAATGTATCTGTTTTATGGTAGTATTGTAGTCCACTGAATTAAGTAAAGTCAAAGCAATCATCTCTTTGTCATAAAGTATACTTTGTGGGCAAAACATATGCAATATAATGCTAAAAGCAGCGGTTACAGTCTACAgtcatttataaatataatttttccTTTAATCTACAAGATACTCAGCCAccaaaattttacttctgttgatCAAGATGGCGCTAACACAGATTTCCTAAGTTAAGATTTGATTAAAGCAATTATAAGTACAAATCTAACCTGGTTACTGAACCgtctgtgggccccatgtggaacCGATTAGAATTAACCAGCACGAGCGATTGAGTTGCATTTACCTCTGGGTAAAGGGTAGTCTTCAGTGGCCTCAAATCTAGCCCAGAAATAAATGGATTACCCATACCTTTGTTCACCAAACAAACTTGCAAGTAATTATCAGGAGCCACTAGTATGATGTCCATCCAGTTGAATGCTCCTGCATCACTGAAGCTAACTTCATGCCAGTAGTTTGTCCCCAGGTACAGATCAAACACAGGAGGTTTGCCCAGGCCATCATAGTTTCCATAGTAGAAGGCGGCACGAACAAGGTACTTGTTTCCCATCACCAAGGATCTCAGGGTGTAGCAATTCCTTGGGCCATGTGGAAAGGACCGGAGATTCAGATAGCGTTTCACCAGTGATGGCTTTACGTAATCTGAGGAGATGCCGCGGTTTTCTCCTGCGTTGATGAAACCATAGTCTGATACATATATTATATTTGAAATGGTGTCTTGGTAGGTAGAATTCACTTGGATACCACAATCGACGCTTATGAAACCTGGAAACAAAATACAAGTCAAAAAAATTTATATCATCGACCTTGAACAAACCTTTGGCGATGAGCAATGCAGGTGCTTCACATTGTGTATTTTCTGAACAGAAAGAGCAGTAAGAAATAAGAATTGAGGGGCAACACACCTAGATaatcaggctgtccatggatcaACGGGAACATGTAGAATAGAAGAATTGCTATACATCGATTCATGCTTCTTGTTCACTCTTGTGAGCAAACTAGAGGCTTCAGGCTTCTatctaagagagagagagggagggaggcagagacTGTCATATATGTATATCCATGGGATTAGCAAATGCTTTCACATGCGTATTATGGTTGTCCTATTCGACAATTATAGATCAGGAGGGTCAGTGTACAGTTTGACAGTGTGGCTATGGTCCAATAAGAAATTCCAATAAGAAATGACTGTTTCGGAACAGTTTCGTCGTGATAATGGAGTATGTTCCACCAATACAAAGGGTACGGCTGCAACATAATTGCTACTTTTAGACTTGACTCTATGATTCTTTTGTTGGAATTAGAAGAAAGGCTGTCCTCTCTTGTGGTTTGGTCATCTCATGGTAGAATGAAAAATCAGAATGGCAAGTCAATCCCATGGCTCAGGCATTTCAGTATATATATTTATTAAGCTCCGAATAGAATCGGCCTGAAACAGTGCGGAACTAATTACATTCCAGCCGATCTTGTTGTGGTAATCTTGTGGCCATGGACTTGGTGCATAACTTAACTGCCATCCGCCACCAACCTAAACGAACTTATGCAGTAAACCAATAAGATGATCTAAACGAATCTTGCAAATACAAGTGTCACACAATGATGTTAAAGTTAGGGAAGAATTATGTACCTCATTGCTTATTATGCGCTACTGCAGTACTGTTAGTTAACAATTTTAACAATTGGTACATGTACTGTAGTCTGTAGAGGGGACCTGATTTTACACCCAGATTCCATGATCTACCAACAGCTTCAGATGGAGCCCCGCAGCTGGAGGGCGACCACGTGCCATACCTGGCCAAGACAAGGGTGCGCGACAGCGCGGCGCGCGCCGTCTTCGGCGACCCTGAGGCCAGGTCGGCACGCCCAATCCGTACGCTCCCCGGGGCCCCGACGGCGACGTCGCATGTACGAGGACACGGGTGCGGCCGCGTCAAGACACCAACGCACCAACTAGTGGACGGCAGCGAGCGACCAGGGAGTGGAGTTGTCCTTGCCGGTCTCCTCTCCTTGACCTCAGTCCTGGTGGGCATGTCGGCACGCACTGCACGGCGCCCAAGGAGATGCAGTACAGGCAGCCGAGGAAGCCATTACGCCGAGCACCCTGCGCGCGCGGCGACAGGAGTCGACCCCGGCACGTCGGAACGCACGAACACACGCAGGCGCGCGCCGATAGGAGAAGCGCGCCATCAAAATGTTCGGTCTGTCCACCCGGAGTGACGCGCACGGGGGGCGCGACCATGGCAGCGCTAGCTTTGCGGTGGCATTTCGCCGAACACACATCGAGCACTACTTCTCGAGCATTGCCACCACCCTGGTTCCGGTGGGCAGTGGGCAGTGGGGAATTGATGGAAATTTCGCGGCGACCAGAGAAGtcgagagcatcttcaacagcctCCCGATATTAGCACCATGCTAAATAAATCATATTTTGTTGTAGCCGTTTCGAGCCCTAAGCGGAGACGTAAAAAACGTAGTTGCAGCATAAATGGTTCACGAGTGAAGCGAAACGGCATCGTACGTCGTTTATTTCGTGTGCCCGCTCCCGCACGCTGCACACTCGAGCGTTCGTGCCGCGACTTTCACCTACCGTCATATCCAGACGTTGGTGACCCGACGGTGCTTCTCGGCTATCCCCGCGCCGCCGTTGCTTCCTCCACCTCCCTCTAGTCGCCGTCGCCGCTCCGTCGTGGTGTCTGTGCCCTTGGGGAAGTTGAGCACGACAAGGAACACCCGGTTGGTGGACTCCAGGCCGAGGAGTAGCTCCGTCACGGCTTCGGCCAGGAGGAACGTCTCACTCCCGAAGGAGGCAAACATGACGGCGTTGTGTGGGAAGGAGAATAGCCACTTGGCCCACTGCTCCTCGAGTTCGCCCTGCGGCGGCTCCGGCACGACCGGGCCTGCGACGAGCACCAGCTTTGCCGCGCTGGGCGGCGAGGTAGTCGATATAGGGGGCTTCCATCTCGAAGCACGTCTTGATGCCGAGCGGCGCCGCGATCTCGGTGACCCATTGGGTGACAAAGTCGAACAACAGGACGTCGGGGCGGAGCTCCGCGAGCAGGGCCGCCACCTACGCCCTGGTCCCGTCGACGGTGACCTTGAGCAGCTCGGCACCGTCCGCCGAGACCTCAGTCATGCTCTCGACGCCCTCGGGGAGCCCCGGCATGCGCGGGAGGCGCAGCGGGGCCACCGCCATCATGTCGACCGTCGGCCCCAGCATGGCCTCGACGCGGGGCACGTTGGCTGCAGCCGACAGCGGAGTGACCCTTACCCCCGCCGGTGGCGAGTAGCTGTAAAGTTTCACATGTGACGCTCGCCGGTTTTTTGCAACGCTTGCTAGAGCGGCTCGGGCGCTATATTTTGCAGCGGCCGCAGTAGCTAGCGCTGTGTTGCGCGACAAAACTTGCTATTTCGACGTTGTagaagttatttttgttggaaatatgccctagaggcaatattaaagtcgttattattatatttctagttcatgataattgtctattattcatgctataattgtattaaccagaaaccgtaatacatgtgtgaatatatagatcacaatgtgtccttagtgagcctctagttggctagctcgttgatcaatggatgatcatggtttcttgatcatggacattggatgtcattgataacgggatcacatcattggggaatgatgtgatgaacaagacccaatcctaagcatagcactagatcgtgttgttcgtttgctaaagcttttctaatgtcaagtatcatttccttagaccgtgagattgtgtaactcccggataccgtaggagtactttgggtgtaccaaacgtcacaacgtaactggatgattataaaggtgcactacgggtatctccgaaagtgtctgttgggttgtacgaatcaacaccgggatttgtcactccgtgtgacggagaggtatctctgggcccactcggtaatcaatcatcatattgagctcattgtaactaaggagttggtcacgggatgatgtgttacggaacgagtaaagagacttgccggtaacgagattgaacaaggtataggaataccgacgatcgaatgtcgggcaagtatcataccggtagacaaagggaactacatacgggattgattgaatccttgacatcgtggttcatccgatgagatcatcgtggaacatgtgggaaccaacatggatatccagaccccgttgttggttattggccggagagatgtctcggacatgtctgcatgtctcccgaacccgtagggtctacacacttaaggttcgatgacgctagggttatagggaaatagtgttggtggttaccgaaggttcggagttccggatgagaccccggacgtcacgaggagctccgcaatggtctggaggtaaagattgatatataggatgagaggttttggacaccgaaaatgtttcggtCATCACCCGTAACgtcccgggaccaccggaagggttccgggggtccaccgggaggggccatcaGCCCCAAagggtgacatgggccaaaaggtggaagggaaccagcccagagtgggctggtgcgcctcccaccaaggcccaaggcgcaggttgAGAGAgaaaggggaaaccctaaagcagatgggcccaaggcccatgtggggtgcgccacacccctcctcccttcctggccgccaccaccagccctagatgagggtgccgcaccccttgggggtgggaaaccctaagggtgggcacctcctccttctccccctatatatagtggagtttgctgatttgagacacgaaaACTCTCTCTCCCGGCGCAGCCCTTCCTCTCTCTATCCTCGTCCTCCtcatagcttagcgaagctctgccggagaaccacgtagctccactgccaccacgccgtcgtgctgccggatctCTCTCCCTCAAGCTCTCATtcatccttgctggttcaaggtgttggcgacgtcaccgggctgcacgtgtgttgaccgcggaggtgtcgtagttcgacacatagatcggaatccatcgcgatctgaatcgttgcg
This genomic stretch from Hordeum vulgare subsp. vulgare chromosome 6H, MorexV3_pseudomolecules_assembly, whole genome shotgun sequence harbors:
- the LOC123404717 gene encoding probable LRR receptor-like serine/threonine-protein kinase At1g05700 isoform X1 codes for the protein MNRCIAILLFYMFPLIHGQPDYLGFISVDCGIQVNSTYQDTISNIIYVSDYGFINAGENRGISSDYVKPSLVKRYLNLRSFPHGPRNCYTLRSLVMGNKYLVRAAFYYGNYDGLGKPPVFDLYLGTNYWHEVSFSDAGAFNWMDIILVAPDNYLQVCLVNKGMGNPFISGLDLRPLKTTLYPEVNATQSLVLVNSNRFHMGPTDGSVTRYPSDSHDRIWTTYSAIPNSTEISSTSVIQNNLRDVYDVPSSVMQNAATVNSSRIDFSWNPSDPSVNISSKYFFIFYFAELQNVRSNAVRQFDIIINNKTWNKQPYTPTFQVTDYFSGILHGMENYSVSLVATKNATLPPILNGMEIYLVKPITAVATDPGDAARAMMAIQDDFGVIKNWMGDPCTPKAFIWRGLNCSYPPVGASKITALNLSSFGLVGAFSTNFRDLKELQYLDLSHNNLSGPIPNFLGQLSSLMFLDLSSNDLSGPIPDSLLQRSQNGSLLLRVGDNANLCGNGTACRSSRKKISGTLLAAIVVPIAAAIALFVIFFLLCQVFKGKAKRNATGHEDESALLENREFSYKELKHITNNFSQEIGKGGFGPVFLGYLENGISVAVKVRSESSSQGGKEFLAEAQHLTRIHHKNLVSLVGYCKDRNHLALVYEYMPEGNLQDHLRATSTCKPLSWEQRLQIALDAAQGLEYLHIACKPALIHRDVKSRNILLTTDLGAKIADFGLTKAFSDSETHITTEPAGTMGYLDPEYFRSYHISEKSDLYSFGVVLLELITGHAPVIPISDSMTIHIGEWVHQSLDHGNIESIVDTKMGGDYDINSVWKAADLALHCKREVSRERPTMAEVVAQLKECLELENRRDGRRRRLGSNVDDLTCPGERSALEIEEEEEKQQDGGIQAAAGPAMR
- the LOC123404717 gene encoding probable LRR receptor-like serine/threonine-protein kinase At1g05700 isoform X2, yielding MNRCIAILLFYMFPLIHGQPDYLGFISVDCGIQVNSTYQDTISNIIYVSDYGFINAGENRGISSDYVKPSLVKRYLNLRSFPHGPRNCYTLRSLVMGNKYLVRAAFYYGNYDGLGKPPVFDLYLGTNYWHEVSFSDAGAFNWMDIILVAPDNYLQVCLVNKGMGNPFISGLDLRPLKTTLYPEVNATQSLVLVNSNRFHMGPTDGSVTRYPSDSHDRIWTTYSAIPNSTEISSTSVIQNNLRDVYDVPSSVMQNAATVNSSRIDFSWNPSDPSVNISSKYFFIFYFAELQNVRSNAVRQFDIIINNKTWNKQPYTPTFQVTDYFSGILHGMENYSVSLVATKNATLPPILNGMEIYLVKPITAVATDPGDARAMMAIQDDFGVIKNWMGDPCTPKAFIWRGLNCSYPPVGASKITALNLSSFGLVGAFSTNFRDLKELQYLDLSHNNLSGPIPNFLGQLSSLMFLDLSSNDLSGPIPDSLLQRSQNGSLLLRVGDNANLCGNGTACRSSRKKISGTLLAAIVVPIAAAIALFVIFFLLCQVFKGKAKRNATGHEDESALLENREFSYKELKHITNNFSQEIGKGGFGPVFLGYLENGISVAVKVRSESSSQGGKEFLAEAQHLTRIHHKNLVSLVGYCKDRNHLALVYEYMPEGNLQDHLRATSTCKPLSWEQRLQIALDAAQGLEYLHIACKPALIHRDVKSRNILLTTDLGAKIADFGLTKAFSDSETHITTEPAGTMGYLDPEYFRSYHISEKSDLYSFGVVLLELITGHAPVIPISDSMTIHIGEWVHQSLDHGNIESIVDTKMGGDYDINSVWKAADLALHCKREVSRERPTMAEVVAQLKECLELENRRDGRRRRLGSNVDDLTCPGERSALEIEEEEEKQQDGGIQAAAGPAMR